The proteins below are encoded in one region of Enhydrobacter sp.:
- a CDS encoding CreA family protein has translation MRRVLFALLLSVLAVPAFADEIGSVGYRFKWIGPNDKIVVEAFDDPDVPGVTCYFSHARTGGIKGAIGVAEDPGEASIACRQVGPIDESKLARLKSPHEVFSERASLIFKSTQVVRFWDAKRRALIYLTYTDRIFEGSPRNSLSVVPVGLH, from the coding sequence ATGCGCCGTGTCCTGTTCGCCCTGCTGCTGTCGGTGCTGGCAGTGCCGGCCTTCGCCGACGAGATCGGCTCCGTCGGCTATCGCTTCAAGTGGATCGGCCCCAACGACAAGATCGTGGTCGAGGCGTTCGACGATCCCGACGTGCCGGGCGTCACCTGCTATTTCTCACATGCCCGCACCGGCGGCATCAAAGGCGCGATCGGCGTCGCCGAGGACCCGGGGGAGGCGTCGATTGCGTGCCGCCAGGTCGGCCCGATCGACGAGTCGAAGCTGGCCAGGCTCAAGAGCCCGCATGAAGTGTTCAGCGAGCGCGCCTCGCTGATCTTCAAGTCGACGCAGGTGGTCCGCTTCTGGGACGCCAAGCGGCGGGCGCTGATCTACCTCACCTACACCGACCGCATTTTCGAAGGCAGCCCGCGCAATTCGCTCAGCGTCGTTCCCGTGGGCTTGCACTAG
- a CDS encoding 50S ribosomal protein L11 methyltransferase, with protein MARLPADPEAFIRANTALETPAMVPEFRLWLASEYVPIWQATEAWMEEQNIDPPYWAFCWPGGQAIARYLLDHPEEVRGRRVIDFAAGSGVSSMAAVRAGAASVLANDIDRLSLIAARLNAAANGLAFEVSDEDWLAGPEAEPEADIVIAGDVCYERDMSARALAWLRGHAGAGRLVLLGDPGRNYFSAQGLEERARYQIPTSLQLENRGMRETVVWRVLPYPHGTVRIP; from the coding sequence ATGGCGCGCCTGCCGGCCGATCCCGAGGCCTTCATCCGCGCCAATACCGCGCTCGAAACGCCGGCGATGGTGCCGGAGTTCAGGCTCTGGCTGGCCAGTGAATATGTGCCGATCTGGCAGGCCACCGAAGCCTGGATGGAGGAGCAGAACATCGACCCGCCCTACTGGGCCTTCTGCTGGCCGGGCGGTCAGGCCATCGCGCGCTATCTGCTCGATCATCCCGAGGAGGTGCGCGGCAGGCGCGTGATCGATTTCGCGGCGGGCTCGGGTGTCTCCTCGATGGCCGCCGTACGGGCGGGCGCAGCGTCCGTGCTGGCCAACGACATCGACAGGCTGTCGCTGATTGCAGCCCGTCTGAATGCCGCCGCAAACGGGCTCGCCTTCGAGGTCAGCGACGAGGACTGGCTCGCCGGGCCCGAAGCCGAACCCGAGGCCGACATCGTCATCGCCGGCGACGTCTGCTACGAGCGCGACATGTCGGCCCGCGCCCTGGCCTGGCTGCGCGGCCATGCCGGCGCCGGCCGGCTGGTCCTGCTGGGCGATCCGGGTCGGAACTACTTCAGCGCCCAGGGACTCGAGGAACGAGCCCGCTACCAGATCCCGACCTCGCTGCAGCTCGAGAATCGCGGCATGCGCGAGACCGTCGTGTGGCGCGTATTGCCCTATCCCCACGGCACCGTCAGAATTCCTTAA
- the ubiA gene encoding 4-hydroxybenzoate octaprenyltransferase: protein MTADRTTGFTDIDRQHWSLRHLPPAARPFGRLARWDRPIGTWLLLFPCWWSLALAVGRDWAHLLGWMVLFALGALAMRGAGCTWNDILDRKIDAEVERTRSRPLPSGEVGLRGAIVWMVLQALVGAVILFKFNKFAVLVGLGSLLIVAIYPLMKRITSWPQVVLGFAFNWGALLGFAAVTGTLSKATVALYFGGVAWTMVYDTIYAMQDQRDDAIVGVRSTARRFAGAPRLWLVFFAVLAVALWVAVGLLAPLHPPYFVVLAAVAVHFGWQIADLKPHDQRDCLAKFKANAHVGWLMLAAIVAGQFG from the coding sequence ATGACCGCCGACCGGACAACCGGCTTCACCGATATCGACCGTCAGCATTGGTCGCTCCGCCATCTCCCGCCGGCGGCGCGGCCGTTCGGCCGGCTGGCGCGCTGGGACCGACCGATCGGCACGTGGCTGCTGCTCTTCCCCTGCTGGTGGTCGCTGGCGCTGGCAGTGGGCCGGGACTGGGCGCATCTCCTGGGATGGATGGTGCTGTTCGCGCTGGGCGCGCTCGCCATGCGTGGTGCGGGCTGCACGTGGAACGACATCCTCGACCGCAAGATCGACGCCGAGGTGGAGCGTACGCGCAGCCGCCCGCTGCCTTCGGGCGAGGTCGGTCTGCGCGGTGCGATCGTCTGGATGGTCCTGCAGGCGCTGGTCGGAGCCGTGATCCTGTTCAAGTTCAACAAATTCGCAGTGCTGGTGGGCCTGGGCTCGCTGCTGATCGTGGCGATCTATCCGCTGATGAAGCGCATCACCTCGTGGCCGCAGGTGGTGCTGGGCTTTGCCTTCAACTGGGGCGCCCTGCTCGGCTTCGCGGCAGTCACCGGTACGCTTTCCAAAGCGACGGTCGCCCTCTATTTCGGCGGCGTCGCCTGGACCATGGTCTACGACACGATCTACGCCATGCAGGACCAGCGCGACGATGCGATCGTGGGCGTGCGCTCGACGGCACGGCGCTTTGCCGGCGCGCCGCGGCTGTGGCTCGTCTTCTTCGCCGTCCTCGCCGTGGCGCTGTGGGTCGCGGTCGGCCTGCTGGCGCCGCTGCATCCCCCTTACTTCGTCGTGCTGGCGGCGGTCGCCGTGCACTTCGGCTGGCAGATCGCCGACCTCAAGCCGCACGACCAGCGCGATTGTCTGGCCAAGTTCAAGGCCAATGCGCACGTGGGCTGGCTGATGCTGGCGGCCATCGTTGCAGGCCAGTTCGGCTGA
- a CDS encoding 16S rRNA (uracil(1498)-N(3))-methyltransferase has product MSVSRLFIEADLAAGVEVALDEAQAHYLRHVMRREEGASLLLFNGRDGEWKAVLSLRGRKAAVAVVEGRTRIQAEEPDVWLCFAPVKRARIDFIVEKATELGVSLLQPVLTQHTAVERVNVDRLRANAIEAAEQTERLSVPEVRRPVELGRLIDQWPAGRRLLMCDETGGGPPIAGALAALDSAARTAPWAIVIGPEGGFAQAELAALRRMTDVTPVGLGPRILRADTAALAALACWQAVLGDWREPTPRLSGDYRTARSAR; this is encoded by the coding sequence ATGAGCGTATCGCGCCTGTTCATCGAGGCCGACCTCGCGGCCGGCGTCGAGGTGGCGCTCGATGAGGCCCAGGCCCACTATCTGCGCCACGTCATGCGGCGGGAGGAGGGGGCAAGTCTGCTGCTTTTCAACGGCCGCGACGGCGAATGGAAAGCGGTGCTTTCCTTGCGCGGCAGGAAGGCGGCCGTGGCGGTCGTCGAAGGCCGAACACGCATCCAGGCGGAGGAGCCCGACGTCTGGCTCTGCTTCGCGCCTGTCAAGCGGGCCCGCATCGACTTCATTGTCGAGAAGGCGACCGAGCTCGGCGTGTCGCTGCTGCAGCCTGTCCTGACGCAGCACACCGCCGTCGAGCGCGTCAATGTGGACCGTCTGCGCGCCAACGCGATCGAGGCGGCGGAACAGACCGAACGCCTGTCGGTGCCCGAGGTCCGGCGGCCGGTCGAGCTGGGGCGGCTGATCGACCAATGGCCCGCCGGTCGGCGGCTGCTGATGTGCGACGAGACGGGCGGAGGGCCGCCGATCGCCGGGGCGCTGGCGGCCCTCGATTCGGCCGCGCGGACGGCGCCTTGGGCCATCGTGATCGGACCGGAAGGAGGCTTCGCCCAAGCCGAGCTGGCGGCGCTCCGTCGCATGACGGATGTGACGCCTGTCGGCCTCGGGCCGCGTATCCTGCGCGCCGACACGGCGGCGCTCGCGGCCCTGGCCTGCTGGCAGGCCGTGCTGGGCGACTGGCGGGAGCCGACGCCGCGTCTGAGCGGCGACTATCGCACCGCCAGGAGCGCGCGCTGA
- a CDS encoding glutamate--cysteine ligase, with translation MSAPPSGGGTPIESRRQLVDYFAAGNKPRANWRMGTEHEKFGFDRKTLQAVPYDGPAGVRLMLEGLTRFGWEPVIEGNNPIALTRGKASVTLEPGGQFELSGAPLETLHETAAENAQHLDEVREVADELGLGYIGLGFAPQWKREDVHWMPKGRYRIMRDYMPKKGKLGLDMMLRTCTVQTNLDFESEADMVKKFRVSLALQPLATALFANSPFLEGRASGFKSYRSHIWTDTDPDRCGMLPFVFETGFGFERYADYLLDVPMYFVYRDGRYIDAAGQSFRDFLKGRLPARPGELPTINDWADHVTTAFPEVRLKRYLEMRGADSGPLPALNALPALWVGLLYEQSALDAAWDLVKDWTIEDHDYLRSHAPRTGLSTKFQGLPLSDLARDVIEIAHAGLRARKRLDADGNDETIHLAPLDRAVASGLAPADELLAKWQGEWQGSFEPLFRDYAY, from the coding sequence ATGTCCGCACCACCGTCGGGCGGCGGCACGCCGATCGAGAGTCGGCGGCAGCTCGTCGACTACTTCGCTGCCGGCAACAAGCCGCGCGCGAACTGGCGCATGGGTACCGAGCACGAGAAGTTCGGCTTCGACAGAAAGACGCTGCAGGCCGTTCCCTATGACGGGCCGGCCGGCGTGCGCCTGATGCTGGAAGGGCTGACGCGTTTCGGCTGGGAGCCTGTGATCGAGGGCAACAATCCGATCGCGCTGACGCGCGGCAAGGCCAGCGTCACGCTGGAGCCCGGCGGGCAGTTCGAGCTTTCCGGCGCGCCGCTCGAGACCCTGCACGAGACCGCGGCCGAGAATGCCCAGCATCTCGACGAGGTCAGGGAAGTCGCGGACGAGCTCGGCCTCGGCTACATCGGCCTCGGCTTCGCCCCGCAATGGAAGCGCGAGGACGTGCACTGGATGCCCAAGGGGCGCTACAGGATCATGCGCGACTACATGCCGAAGAAGGGCAAGCTCGGCCTCGACATGATGCTGCGCACCTGCACGGTGCAGACCAACCTCGACTTCGAGTCCGAAGCCGACATGGTGAAGAAGTTTCGCGTGTCGCTCGCCCTGCAGCCGCTGGCCACCGCGCTGTTCGCCAACTCGCCGTTCCTCGAAGGGCGGGCATCGGGCTTCAAGAGTTACCGCAGCCACATCTGGACCGACACCGATCCCGACCGCTGCGGCATGCTGCCCTTCGTGTTCGAGACGGGCTTCGGCTTCGAGCGCTATGCCGACTACCTGCTCGATGTGCCGATGTACTTCGTCTATCGCGACGGCAGGTACATCGATGCGGCCGGCCAGAGCTTCCGCGACTTCCTGAAGGGCCGGCTGCCGGCGCGGCCGGGCGAGCTGCCGACCATCAACGACTGGGCCGATCACGTGACAACGGCCTTTCCGGAAGTTCGCCTGAAGCGCTACCTCGAGATGCGCGGCGCCGACTCGGGTCCCTTGCCGGCGCTCAATGCCCTTCCCGCACTGTGGGTCGGCCTGCTCTACGAGCAAAGCGCGCTCGACGCGGCCTGGGACCTGGTCAAGGACTGGACGATCGAGGATCACGACTACCTGCGCAGCCATGCGCCGCGGACCGGGCTCTCGACCAAGTTCCAGGGCCTGCCGCTGTCGGACCTGGCGCGCGATGTGATCGAGATCGCGCATGCCGGCCTGCGGGCGCGCAAGCGGCTCGATGCGGACGGCAACGACGAGACCATCCATCTCGCGCCGCTCGATCGTGCCGTCGCCAGCGGTCTCGCGCCCGCCGACGAGCTGCTGGCCAAGTGGCAGGGCGAATGGCAGGGCTCGTTCGAGCCCTTGTTCCGCGACTACGCCTACTGA
- a CDS encoding VOC family protein has protein sequence MLDRCDRVQIAVHDAGKAALRYKQLLGCEIARRDHSRRLSARRTILAVGESEFELCEPDGAGRTRDFLGARGEGLMTAGYCTADLDGMARRWEGLGIAYEREDEQLYLGADITFGLPMVVSQSTYRPRVGPVSFLYETTNTLASDWRRAAALYAGLFGLDPARFSEIGSERFGYVGTLTLFDPPNRLDRIELSQATDDVHAMGRFVRKHGDSLYMCYVETHDWPAIRGRLLEADARYTPRGSDPATDPDGGWVHPKELHGLLLGVSRTGLAWEWSGREDLVPPP, from the coding sequence ATGCTCGACCGTTGCGACCGGGTCCAGATCGCCGTCCACGATGCCGGCAAGGCGGCATTGCGCTACAAGCAATTGCTTGGGTGCGAGATCGCGCGCCGCGACCACAGCCGTCGTTTGAGTGCACGGCGCACGATCCTCGCCGTCGGCGAAAGCGAGTTCGAACTGTGCGAGCCCGACGGCGCTGGCCGTACGCGCGACTTCCTGGGCGCTCGGGGCGAAGGGCTCATGACAGCCGGCTACTGCACCGCCGACCTCGACGGCATGGCAAGGCGATGGGAGGGGCTCGGCATCGCCTACGAACGCGAAGACGAGCAGCTCTACCTCGGGGCCGATATCACCTTCGGCCTGCCGATGGTCGTCTCGCAAAGCACCTACCGGCCGCGTGTCGGGCCGGTGTCCTTCCTCTACGAGACCACGAACACACTGGCGAGCGACTGGCGCCGCGCCGCAGCGCTCTATGCCGGCCTGTTCGGCCTCGATCCCGCGCGCTTCAGCGAGATCGGCAGCGAGCGCTTCGGCTATGTCGGCACACTGACCCTGTTCGATCCACCCAACAGGCTCGATCGCATCGAGCTCAGCCAGGCGACCGACGATGTCCATGCCATGGGTCGATTCGTGAGAAAGCACGGCGATTCGCTCTACATGTGCTACGTCGAGACGCACGACTGGCCCGCGATCCGCGGCCGGCTTCTCGAAGCCGATGCTCGCTACACGCCGCGCGGCTCCGATCCGGCGACCGATCCGGACGGCGGATGGGTGCATCCGAAGGAACTGCATGGCCTGCTGCTCGGCGTCTCGCGCACCGGGCTCGCCTGGGAATGGTCCGGCCGCGAAGACCTGGTGCCGCCTCCATGA